The genomic stretch AATTACCTACATATAAGGATTCCCGTAAGATAAGCCCTACCAGATATTTTATTTTTGGTGTTCAATTTTGATTATTAAAAATAAAACAATGAAAAAACTAGTCTTATTATTTATCATGGTAATTTTTGGAATTTCTTACGCACAAAACACTCCAAAATTTGAAAATGATACCCTCACTACTTCAACAGGATTTAAGGTATATGAAGGTTTAAATCTGAAAATCGGGACAGGTTCTATGAATGATGGTGATTTTAAATTTATCAGAACCAATGCTTCTTCAATATTCAATTACTCTTCAACTACGGGATATCAGGGGCTGGCCAATCAGGCCAATTCTTTTAAAAGAAGTAACTCCGGACTTTCATTCAAAGTAAAAAAAATAATGTCGAGAGGAAGTAAAACCAACGGCTTTGTTTATTATGCAAAAATTGGAAACGGCCTTATGAATTATGAAATAGATCTTGAAAATGGCATCAAATCAGGTGAACTGATTGTTCCCGATGAATTTTTACCCAAAGAAAAATCTCAACGTCTGAATTTGGAAACAAAATATGACAAACTGAAGAAAATTAAAGAATTGAAAGATTCCGGAGTGTTATCTGAAGAAGAATTCCAGAAGGAAAAAGATAAAGTAATGGCTGAAAAATAGTTTTCATGCATAGCCGTTCTGTTTTCAGAGCGGTTTTTATTTTTGAACCTAATAGCAGTCCATCATTATTTAATTTTACTACAAATAAACCGAAAAAAAACTCTTCAACTTTTACCTATCTTTGAAACACGATGTTTTATTGCAATTCGAAACTAAAAGCAATCCCCGAATCGGTTATAGGAAGAAAATTAAAATCTAAATCTTAACACCATTGAAAACAAAATTATTTTTCTTTTCATTTTTAGGCTCACTCTTAACCCATGCCCAAACCCTTCATTTTAAAAATCTCGCCAATATGTCTGCAGGCAGAGGCGCGATAACCAGTGTAATTGTGAATGATAATATCTATGTGAGCAATGGGTATCGGGAAAAAGGAGGTGACGCGAAATATATTGAGAAATATAATATTACGGATAACAAATGGAGTATTCTCAATGCTACTCTCCTTACCAAAAAGTTTGCTAATTCGGAGACTTATGATAATAAGATTTATATTTTCAACGGTTGGGGAAACAGCCATCTTGAAATTGTAGATCTTGCCACCAATACCATAACGAAGGGCGCTGTTAATCGTTTCTATACGGGAAATGCAGGTTCCGCAATCTATAATGGTAAAATATATGTGTTTGGCGGCAGCGGATTAAGCGGAGCCAAAAGCACTGTATTCTCCGATAAATTTCAATATTATGATATTGCATCCAATACATGGAACCCCTTACCGGATATGCCCACAGCCAGAGAAACAAAGGGCAAAATTGTGAATGATAAGCTGTATGTGATTGGTGGTTTTAACGGCACTCCATCCCGCCTGATCAATGTTTATGACCTCAAAACTAATCTTTGGACCCATCAATATACAATGCCTTCCGGTATATACGGACACTCATTAGCCATATCCGGTGATAAAATTTTTATTGTAGGTGGTGTGAATAATCAAAGTTTTCTGGCCTATTTTGATACTACGACCAATACATTCCATCAGTTGTCATCCAATATGATTCCCAGAAGGCACGCTGCAGCGGAAGTCTATAATAATAAACTGTACATCATCGGCGGAAGTACAACGTCTCTCAACAGCTCAGCTATTAAGAGCGTACAAGTGGCGGATATTAACTAAAACGTGCTCACTGCAAATGCTTCGCTAATGCACCACTTTAGCTTTGATTATAATCGACCCTAAAATAACTTACTTTCGCATTTAAATTATTCCCATGAAAAAATTATTAAACAAACTTATTATCATTGAATTTGAGGACAAAGAATCACAAAAAGGAATTTTAATTAACTATAGCAAAGATTGGTTTTTAATCAAATCCAATCCTGTTGATTTTGTTTTAGATGGATATTCTGTCATAAAAAATTGTAATATCAAAAATATTACTACAAATGATGACACTGAATTTGTAGAAAAAGCGATGAAATTAAAGAGTATTTCTGTTGATAAGAAAATACATAAAATATCGCTTAAAAATTTTGATTCATTAGCTGAAAGTATCAACAAAAACTTTGGGATTCTCAGTTTGGCTAAGAAAAGAGATGATGCAATTTATCCTGGAAAATTAAAAAAACTTACGGATAAGAAAATTATTTTAACCTGGATTGATTTAAAGGCAAATTGGGGAAAAAATAGAGAATTTACAAAAGAAAAAATAAGAACCATCGATTTTGACACTGATTATTTAACTTCACTAAAATTGCTAGCAGAAAATAATAACAACTATTAATCATCATTATAAAACATAACCATTGAGAATTTCAGAATTAAAAGTTCACAGAATCATTCGTAGACCATCAAGAATGGCTGACAAATATGGGCATAGAATTTTTGAAGAATATGAGTATGACTTCAAATACAATCCATATTTTAAGAATAGTGAAACCCAAAGATTATTTGCAAAAACTATTGATATACTTCCGTGGATTTTAATCTTAATTTTTCTTTTCAACCTTACAGCCCTTCAAAGTTTACTGATCTCTATTGCAATAGTTATAGTACATGGAGCAATCTTCGAAACCATATTTGGAAAAACTTTAGGAAAAAAAATCTTTAGGTTAATTGTAGTTGATGATTTTGCTCATAAGCCCTCATTATCAAGATCATTAAAACGAAATATTTTCTGCTTAATAAACTTTTTTCCGACATTTACAGACCAACAAGACAGAACTGGAGTTTGGAAAACAGTAATGAATTTTAATATGCATCTCAACAACAAATTTGCGAAGACATATATTGTAAAGGAAAAAATGCTAAAAGAAATAAAACAAATGTTGGAAGAACAAACAGCTAATACACAAAATCCCTCAGATTTTGCACCAGTAAATTAAAATTATAACTCTCTCATCCACATGCTCAAAGTTTTCAGATTTTGAACCAATAATAAAAATAAAATTTGCCATGAAAAGTTTTACACCATTATTATTTTGCCTTCTATTTCTATTTTCATGTAGTAAGAAATATAATGATAATAAAACTGAAAAACCCAAACCTGTTCTGATAAAAATCGGCTACTATCCTACATTTCATCTTCCTGCTGAAACCATCATCAATTTTAGCGAAAAATATTTGATATTTTACAGTCCTGTTTCCTATAATCCTCCACCTCCTCCCCCACCATTAAAAGAAAATGGACAAAAATGGAGTATCGAGGAAAAAAAGGAACATCTGAAATATATTGATGAAAGGCCAGAACTGCAGCCCTTCAAAACTAACCTTTCCCAAAATGATATCGAAAGAATTCAACGAATATCAGATTCCTTCAAATCAGAAGATTTTAATGATAAAGATTTAAAACCTGCAATGGATGGTATGTCAACAAACATTATCATTTTATACTCCAATGGAAAATTAATTCAAATCAACCCTATGAATGCTCCAAATGAAAAGCAAAGAGCATTGTATGGAGAGATTTTAGATCTTCTCTTTGAAAAGAATATAAATAAGAATAATTCAGTTATTCTACAGAAAATAAAAACATATCACTGATATCCTGCTTCGTAAAGTCTCCCATTAATGTTAACCTCACCCTCATCACTTATGATTTCCATCAACAAATAAAAACCATTCTATTTTCAAAGTGGTTTTATATTTCCTTAAAGGTAATTAAAGAATCTTTAATTTAACATTTATCCGTAGATTTGAATACTAAGTCCTATTGTGTAAAAATAAGACCTATAACTTCACAACCTCTATGAAAAAAACCTTCGAATACCTCAAGCAATTAAAAGAAAATAACAACCGGGAATGGTTTGCTCAGCACAAATCAGAATATGATTTGATTGTAAAAGAAAACAAAGCTTTTTTCACCCAGATTTACAATGAGCTTCAGGAGTACGACAAACTAAAAGGAATTCATATTTTCAGAATTTACAGGGATGTCCGTTTTTCTAAGGATAAAACTCCTTATAAAACTGATTTCGGAGTTGGGTATTCCCGTTCAAAACCGATGCTGAGAGGTGGATATTATATTCAGCTGGAACCCGGCAACAGCTTTGTAGGCGGTGGTTTTTGGGGACCTGATGCCAAGGATTTACTGCGCATTCGTAAAGAATTTGAAATCAATACCAAAGAAATTGAGAAGATTATCTCTGATAAAACTTTTATAAAATATTTTGAAGAGCTTAAGGGTGATGCTGTAAAAACGGCTCCAAGAGGCTTTGATAAGAACCATCCCGCTATAGATTTAATCAGAAAAAAACAATTTTTAGTCCTACGAAAGTTTACGGATAAAGAGGTTTTATCAGACAATTTTCAAGAGGAAGTATTGAAAACCTTACTGGCCATGCGTCCTTTTTTTGATTATATGAGTGAAGTTTTGACAACGGATCTTAATGGGGAACCTTTATTTTAATTTACTTTTAATAACCATGCATTACCATAAACACATTTTCTTATTTTTTACCACACTCCTGCTTTTAACCCATCATACATTTGCCCAGACAAAGCAGATCACCAAAATAGACTCTTTAGTGAAATCTGCAAATCAGGAGGGAGTTTTTAACGGCAATATTTTAGTATCAGAAAATAATAAGATCATTTACAATGCTTCTTTTGGGTTTACGGATGCTTCAAAAACAAAAAAACTAACCCCTGATTACAGGTTTAATATTGGCTCTATTACTAAAGAATTTAGTGGTGTAGCATTGCTGCAGTTACAGGAACAGGGGAAATTGAAATTAGAGGATCCTATTTCCAAATATCTTCCGGAATTGCCCCAATGGGCCAATGAGATTTCTATAAAAGATTTATTGCAGTACACAAGCGGCCTACCCAATGTAAATTGGAAAAAAATTAAAAGTAATAAGGATATTTTTGATGATTTGAAATTAATTGACAAACTTGATTTCGTTCCGGGAACCCAATACGATTACAACATGAACAATGTTTTTCTAAGACAGTTTATTGTTGAAAAAATTACCGGAATGACTTATAAAAACTATGTAAATCAAAATATTTTCAAGCCGTGTAAAATGAATGCATCTGAAATCACTCCTATTGTGGATAAAAAATTGATTGCAAAAGGATTTAATAACAAGTTAGTGGAAGATAAACCTGATTTTTTGGCTGGCGGAACTTTTCTAACGACAACTGATTTGCTAAAATTCGTGAATTGTCTTCATTCCAAAAAATTAATCACTGAAAATTCGTTATTTGAATTGGGACAACATTTTAATTTGCCGGATACTCAATCCTCTTTGGGAGAAGCTCAATTTAAAAATAAAAAATTAGTGGCACATTCTCATGATGGAAGAGCCGGAAACTATGAAGCTCTTCTGGTTTCTGACCTGGATGAAAAGCTAACCATTATCTTACTGGGAAATAATTATAACGGAAAACTATTTGAAATTTCTGAGGCTATTAAAGCTATTTTTAAGAATAAAAAAAATAATCAAAATCTTTCTATTACACTTTAAATCATTATTACAATTCTTTAGGTTTTATTTGTTACAATACATAAATTTGTAATATTAATTGTTATCATCATAAGACGCCCGCAACATCTGTCTTTGTTGCAAAACATAATCTTAAATGAAATATAAATCGACAGTCCTTTTGTTTTTTGTAAGCACCTTTGTTTTCTCACAAATCATAGAATGGAGTCCCAATACTAGACTCAATAAGAATGACTTTCGGGGAAAGATTCCTGATAATACCATCAATCATGCAGGAACAGCCTCCAACATTGGATATGAAGTAGTCTCCACTTCAATATGGACAGGAAGGATAAAAATGAGGGCCTACGCCATCTTCAGCAAGTCGGAATCCTGGTTGAATGAAGATTTTTATACTGAGGATTTATTGAATCATGAACAAAAACATTTTGACATCACCCAGATTTTTGCATGCAAATTGCAGCGTTCAATCAATAAAGAAATAAGAATTCCACAGGATTATTATTCAAAGTTTTCAACATTGAATACAGCCATTGGGGATGAAATATCTAAAATTCCAGGAAAAATATGATGCGGAAACGGACCATGGAACCAAACTAGATGTACAAAAAAACTATGACAAGATGATTGGGCTTCTATTGGAAGAAAACTGCCAACGCAAATAACCTTAGACAATTAACAAATATAAAGAAAAGCAACAACCATGAAAATCATTGACAAACTAGCCTGGATCGAATTAAAAAACAAATCCATTCTATCAACCAAAAGCTACGGAAAAGACAAATATTATATTCCGGGAGGTAAAAGAGAAGTTGGTGAAACTGATGAGCAGGCACTTATCCGTGAAATTGAAGAAGAACTAAATGTTATTGTTGACAGTAGTACTTTAATTTATATCGGTACTTTTGAAGCTCAGGCGCATGGACATACAGAAGGTATTATTGTAAAAATGACTTGCTATTCCGGAAAATATTCCGGAGAATTAAAAGCAAGCTCAGAAATTGAAGAAATAAAATGGCTGAATTATTCTGATAAAGATAAAATATCAGAAGTTGATAAATTGATTTTTGACAGCTTATATAAAAATAATTTATTGGATTAATAACTGCTTTTCTTAGTCCCTGGCTCAAGGATATAGATTTCCCGTCCAATCTAACCAAAGTAAGAAGACTGGATAAAGAAGTTTTATTGGACTCGTTCTTAAAAAATAGACGATAGATTACAATCCATATCATCATTGTTGATATATCGGGAGGAAAAATAAATCAACTTCTTTGAAAGAAATTCTATAAAAAAACATCAAACTATAACAGCATCATGAAACAATTTTTTTTCGCATTATTTCTACTACTTTCTTTTTGTACATTCGGGCAGAAGGTTAATTTCAATATCAAATATTCTGAACAATTGGCTGTCTTTGTTTTTGTACAGAATCTTTCTGATCACTATCCGGAAAATGTTTTTAAAACAGCATTCACTCAATCAAAATATAATACCCAA from Chryseobacterium indologenes encodes the following:
- a CDS encoding SHOCT domain-containing protein produces the protein MKKLVLLFIMVIFGISYAQNTPKFENDTLTTSTGFKVYEGLNLKIGTGSMNDGDFKFIRTNASSIFNYSSTTGYQGLANQANSFKRSNSGLSFKVKKIMSRGSKTNGFVYYAKIGNGLMNYEIDLENGIKSGELIVPDEFLPKEKSQRLNLETKYDKLKKIKELKDSGVLSEEEFQKEKDKVMAEK
- a CDS encoding Kelch repeat-containing protein, which gives rise to MKTKLFFFSFLGSLLTHAQTLHFKNLANMSAGRGAITSVIVNDNIYVSNGYREKGGDAKYIEKYNITDNKWSILNATLLTKKFANSETYDNKIYIFNGWGNSHLEIVDLATNTITKGAVNRFYTGNAGSAIYNGKIYVFGGSGLSGAKSTVFSDKFQYYDIASNTWNPLPDMPTARETKGKIVNDKLYVIGGFNGTPSRLINVYDLKTNLWTHQYTMPSGIYGHSLAISGDKIFIVGGVNNQSFLAYFDTTTNTFHQLSSNMIPRRHAAAEVYNNKLYIIGGSTTSLNSSAIKSVQVADIN
- a CDS encoding RDD family protein — translated: MRISELKVHRIIRRPSRMADKYGHRIFEEYEYDFKYNPYFKNSETQRLFAKTIDILPWILILIFLFNLTALQSLLISIAIVIVHGAIFETIFGKTLGKKIFRLIVVDDFAHKPSLSRSLKRNIFCLINFFPTFTDQQDRTGVWKTVMNFNMHLNNKFAKTYIVKEKMLKEIKQMLEEQTANTQNPSDFAPVN
- a CDS encoding DUF2461 domain-containing protein → MKKTFEYLKQLKENNNREWFAQHKSEYDLIVKENKAFFTQIYNELQEYDKLKGIHIFRIYRDVRFSKDKTPYKTDFGVGYSRSKPMLRGGYYIQLEPGNSFVGGGFWGPDAKDLLRIRKEFEINTKEIEKIISDKTFIKYFEELKGDAVKTAPRGFDKNHPAIDLIRKKQFLVLRKFTDKEVLSDNFQEEVLKTLLAMRPFFDYMSEVLTTDLNGEPLF
- a CDS encoding serine hydrolase domain-containing protein encodes the protein MHYHKHIFLFFTTLLLLTHHTFAQTKQITKIDSLVKSANQEGVFNGNILVSENNKIIYNASFGFTDASKTKKLTPDYRFNIGSITKEFSGVALLQLQEQGKLKLEDPISKYLPELPQWANEISIKDLLQYTSGLPNVNWKKIKSNKDIFDDLKLIDKLDFVPGTQYDYNMNNVFLRQFIVEKITGMTYKNYVNQNIFKPCKMNASEITPIVDKKLIAKGFNNKLVEDKPDFLAGGTFLTTTDLLKFVNCLHSKKLITENSLFELGQHFNLPDTQSSLGEAQFKNKKLVAHSHDGRAGNYEALLVSDLDEKLTIILLGNNYNGKLFEISEAIKAIFKNKKNNQNLSITL
- a CDS encoding NUDIX hydrolase, which produces MKIIDKLAWIELKNKSILSTKSYGKDKYYIPGGKREVGETDEQALIREIEEELNVIVDSSTLIYIGTFEAQAHGHTEGIIVKMTCYSGKYSGELKASSEIEEIKWLNYSDKDKISEVDKLIFDSLYKNNLLD